One segment of Pseudomonas asgharzadehiana DNA contains the following:
- a CDS encoding mannose-1-phosphate guanylyltransferase/mannose-6-phosphate isomerase gives MIPVILSGGTGSRLWPLSRQLNPKQFLSLVDTDISLLQATIQRLKGLDVRTPRLVCNEEHRFLAAEQLRKLGLEDANILLEPVGRNTAPALALAALQATADGEDPLLLILPADHTIKDVQAFQASINCALPLALDGKLVTFGVVPTYAETGYGYIEKGEPVGECGFRVNRFVEKPDLDLAQQYLLAKTFFWNSGMFLFRASRYLEELQKFCPQILSVCSEALNNGSRDSSFTRVDRDVFATCPEDSIDYAVMERTADAVMVVMNAGWSDIGSWSALADTFVKDAEGNVLKGDVVAQNTFNTYVHANSRLIATVGVENLVIVETNDAILVAHKDQVQDVKKIVERLKQSARHEYVNHREVYRPWGMYDSIDKGHRYQVKRITVQPGAKLSVQMHHHRAEHWIVVSGTAKVTNGEKTYLVTENQSTYIPIGQVHALENPGVIPLELIEVQSGSYLGENDIVRFEDKYGRA, from the coding sequence ATGATTCCGGTGATTTTATCTGGAGGCACGGGTTCGCGCCTGTGGCCGTTGTCGCGTCAATTAAACCCCAAGCAATTTTTATCGTTGGTGGACACTGACATCTCTCTTCTTCAGGCCACTATCCAGAGGTTGAAGGGGCTGGATGTACGGACACCCAGGCTTGTTTGCAACGAAGAACATCGCTTTCTGGCCGCTGAACAACTGCGCAAGTTGGGGCTGGAAGACGCGAATATATTGCTTGAACCCGTCGGCCGTAATACGGCGCCGGCGCTGGCATTGGCGGCATTGCAGGCCACTGCCGATGGGGAGGACCCCTTGCTGTTGATCTTGCCGGCGGACCACACCATCAAGGATGTGCAAGCGTTTCAAGCAAGTATCAACTGCGCCCTCCCATTGGCCCTGGACGGTAAGTTAGTCACCTTCGGCGTTGTTCCGACGTATGCGGAAACCGGCTACGGCTATATCGAGAAGGGCGAACCTGTCGGCGAGTGCGGCTTTCGCGTGAACCGTTTTGTCGAAAAGCCGGACTTGGATCTGGCTCAACAGTACCTGTTGGCCAAAACATTCTTCTGGAACAGCGGCATGTTTCTGTTTCGTGCCAGCCGTTATTTGGAGGAGTTGCAGAAGTTCTGCCCGCAGATCCTTTCTGTTTGCAGTGAGGCGCTGAACAACGGTTCCAGGGATTCGAGCTTCACCCGAGTTGACCGTGATGTGTTTGCTACTTGCCCCGAAGACTCCATTGACTACGCGGTGATGGAGCGCACCGCAGACGCGGTCATGGTCGTGATGAACGCCGGTTGGAGCGATATCGGCTCGTGGTCCGCGCTCGCCGATACATTCGTCAAAGATGCCGAAGGCAACGTATTAAAGGGCGATGTCGTTGCCCAGAACACGTTCAACACCTACGTTCACGCCAACAGCCGCCTGATTGCAACGGTCGGTGTCGAGAACTTGGTCATTGTCGAAACCAATGACGCGATCCTGGTCGCACACAAAGACCAGGTACAGGACGTAAAGAAAATAGTCGAGCGGCTCAAGCAATCCGCCCGGCACGAGTACGTCAATCACCGCGAGGTCTATCGCCCCTGGGGCATGTATGACTCGATAGACAAAGGCCACCGCTACCAAGTCAAACGTATCACTGTGCAACCCGGCGCCAAGCTTTCGGTACAGATGCATCATCACCGGGCGGAACATTGGATCGTCGTGAGCGGTACGGCCAAGGTGACCAATGGAGAGAAGACCTACTTGGTCACTGAAAACCAGTCCACTTACATCCCTATCGGTCAGGTGCATGCGCTTGAAAACCCGGGCGTGATCCCGCTTGAACTGATCGAAGTACAGTCCGGTTCCTATCTGGGTGAGAACGACATCGTGCGCTTTGAAGATAAATATGGCCGAGCGTGA
- a CDS encoding DUF1972 domain-containing protein, whose translation MSRHLLVLGIRGIPAQHGGFETFAEKLAVYLQAKGWRITVYCQESGTGSVTETEWNGIRRVHIPVSREGALGTVIFDLKAVWHALGERGLFLTLGYNTAVFNSLQRLKGQVNIINMDGIEWHRQKWGKIAKAWFWLNERAGCWIGNHLVADHPRIKEHLATRVSADKITMIPYGGDEVTSAAAEVLSTFALEPNHFSIIIARPEPENSFYEMVQAFSASVRQHKLVVLGNFTPSTNEYHKKVMEAASVEVVFPGAIYDAKVVQALRYFSRFYLHGHRVGGTNPSLVEALGAGCAIIAHDNPFNRWVVGGGAAYFSDSQALSRLLDELLEDPQRTLALKQAGAARFAECFKWEQVLSAYEQLLIEWYPA comes from the coding sequence ATGAGTAGGCATTTGCTGGTTCTTGGAATAAGAGGTATCCCGGCGCAGCACGGCGGCTTCGAGACATTTGCCGAAAAGTTAGCGGTGTATTTGCAGGCTAAAGGTTGGCGCATCACGGTTTACTGCCAGGAAAGCGGCACGGGCAGCGTCACTGAAACAGAGTGGAACGGTATCCGCCGTGTTCATATCCCGGTGTCTCGGGAGGGTGCGTTGGGCACGGTTATATTCGACTTGAAGGCTGTTTGGCACGCGCTGGGTGAGCGCGGCCTGTTTCTGACGCTGGGCTATAACACCGCTGTTTTCAATAGCCTTCAGCGGCTCAAAGGCCAAGTGAATATTATTAATATGGACGGTATCGAGTGGCATCGGCAGAAGTGGGGGAAGATAGCCAAGGCGTGGTTCTGGTTGAACGAAAGAGCCGGTTGCTGGATCGGTAACCACTTGGTGGCCGACCACCCAAGGATTAAGGAACATCTTGCGACGCGGGTCAGTGCCGACAAGATCACCATGATTCCCTACGGAGGAGATGAAGTGACGTCGGCGGCGGCTGAGGTGTTAAGTACGTTTGCGCTGGAGCCAAATCACTTCTCGATTATTATCGCCAGGCCCGAACCGGAAAATTCTTTTTATGAGATGGTCCAGGCATTCAGTGCGAGCGTCAGGCAGCACAAACTGGTGGTGCTTGGAAACTTCACGCCGAGTACCAACGAATACCATAAGAAAGTGATGGAAGCGGCCAGCGTTGAAGTGGTCTTTCCAGGGGCTATCTACGACGCCAAAGTCGTCCAGGCGCTGAGGTATTTCAGCCGTTTTTATCTGCACGGTCATCGTGTCGGCGGAACCAACCCCTCTCTGGTCGAGGCGTTGGGCGCCGGTTGCGCAATCATTGCGCACGACAACCCCTTCAACCGCTGGGTAGTGGGTGGGGGCGCTGCGTATTTTTCCGATAGCCAGGCGCTTTCTCGATTACTCGATGAACTATTGGAAGACCCACAACGCACCCTGGCATTGAAACAAGCCGGTGCGGCCAGGTTTGCCGAATGCTTCAAGTGGGAGCAGGTGTTGAGTGCCTATGAACAGCTGTTAATTGAATGGTATCCCGCCTGA
- a CDS encoding glycosyltransferase family 4 protein: protein MGQLAYFIIEPVGGHGGMNYYNTGLGQGLVWNDACVNLYTCPESQEQSSNNFTINKFFKGVYGQSNKFLRFARFIVALLRSIVDIKKKGGKTCHLHFFQYALLELITCRLLRLSRIKIIATIHDVESFAGASLTRTHAAILRAPREFIVHNEFSRRELQGVLAAQGLKTNITVIPHGNYLPFVKRREGVISRRRLALPEDKKIILFFGQIKKVKGLDVLLNAMQIVAKREPQAVLLIAGKVWKDSFQGYESLIKSNNISDVVIPHIRYIKDEEVDFYYSAADIVVLPYKKIYQSGVLLMAMSYGCITVSSRLPPMVEVVDENENGFLFETDNPHDLAQQIINALGSSTARHISQRARTTMVEKHDWSLVARQHIKVFENYE from the coding sequence ATGGGGCAATTGGCTTATTTCATCATTGAACCGGTTGGCGGGCATGGCGGAATGAATTACTACAATACCGGCCTCGGACAAGGGCTGGTTTGGAATGACGCCTGCGTCAATCTGTATACGTGTCCCGAGTCGCAGGAGCAGAGTTCGAACAATTTCACGATCAATAAGTTTTTCAAGGGTGTGTATGGTCAGTCCAATAAATTCCTGAGGTTCGCTCGCTTCATCGTTGCCTTGCTCAGGTCGATCGTGGATATCAAGAAAAAGGGTGGAAAAACCTGCCACCTGCATTTTTTTCAATATGCGCTACTGGAGTTGATCACCTGCAGGTTATTGCGCTTGAGCCGGATAAAAATCATTGCAACCATTCATGATGTCGAGTCTTTTGCAGGCGCGTCTCTGACCCGCACCCATGCGGCCATTCTGCGGGCCCCGCGGGAATTTATCGTGCATAACGAATTCTCGCGGCGCGAGTTGCAGGGCGTGCTGGCTGCTCAAGGTCTGAAGACGAACATCACCGTCATTCCCCATGGTAATTATCTGCCCTTCGTGAAACGGCGCGAGGGCGTCATTTCGCGTCGGCGTCTGGCGCTGCCTGAAGATAAGAAAATCATACTTTTTTTTGGCCAGATAAAAAAAGTAAAGGGGTTGGATGTACTGTTGAACGCGATGCAGATCGTCGCCAAGCGTGAGCCCCAGGCGGTGCTATTGATTGCCGGCAAGGTGTGGAAGGATTCATTCCAGGGTTATGAGAGTTTAATAAAATCGAACAACATCTCTGACGTGGTTATTCCGCATATTCGATACATCAAGGATGAGGAGGTCGACTTTTATTATTCTGCCGCCGATATTGTGGTCCTTCCCTATAAGAAGATTTATCAAAGTGGCGTACTGCTGATGGCCATGTCGTATGGCTGTATTACGGTGTCTTCACGGTTACCGCCGATGGTCGAGGTTGTCGACGAAAATGAAAACGGGTTTCTGTTTGAAACGGATAACCCGCACGATTTGGCGCAACAAATAATCAACGCGCTGGGTTCCAGCACTGCGCGGCACATTTCGCAGCGCGCTCGCACCACGATGGTTGAAAAACATGATTGGTCACTGGTCGCGCGTCAGCATATTAAGGTGTTCGAAAACTATGAGTAG
- a CDS encoding polysaccharide pyruvyl transferase family protein, which produces MNIVIIGYYGNNFGDLLMLKSLLSERRAGVVYTVLTYGDGEALKQQGFIRQGAITVVELNKANRWLAYKTVIKCSAIVWGGGTCFMDEGGTGGVKYMALARLFGAHVIYAGIGVDNHKKLKTRLILFFATVMATAFYIRDSASLLAVRKINPWARREKIKQSVDLAYALGTDDAGAGGELESAGDYIIVCLRDLQGYGEQSSGDIYSQLLDVSIRICWRLRINRIGIFNADAEVDTGVSRYAQSELKDRGFTVFNIAGSDIDRSMAYIKGARHILTARLHPAVVAYSLGTPFSLYNYSDKNKKFTAETQTETCLIERGAIDEFMPTYTVGVSAVATTQRQRAQSTISEIYRLLN; this is translated from the coding sequence ATGAACATTGTGATCATTGGCTACTATGGCAATAACTTTGGTGATCTGCTCATGCTCAAGTCGCTGTTGTCTGAGCGACGTGCGGGTGTGGTGTATACGGTATTGACCTACGGCGATGGCGAAGCACTTAAACAACAGGGTTTCATTCGCCAAGGCGCGATTACTGTGGTGGAACTCAACAAGGCCAACCGCTGGCTTGCCTACAAAACAGTGATTAAGTGTTCTGCCATCGTGTGGGGTGGCGGAACATGTTTCATGGATGAGGGCGGCACCGGAGGGGTCAAATACATGGCATTGGCTCGCCTGTTCGGTGCTCATGTCATCTACGCAGGTATTGGCGTCGACAATCATAAAAAGCTGAAAACCCGTTTGATTTTATTTTTTGCGACCGTCATGGCCACAGCCTTTTATATTCGCGATTCAGCCTCGCTGCTGGCGGTGAGGAAAATCAACCCTTGGGCCCGCCGTGAAAAAATCAAACAATCCGTGGACCTGGCCTACGCGCTGGGTACTGACGACGCCGGCGCAGGGGGCGAACTGGAGAGTGCAGGGGACTACATCATTGTGTGTCTGCGCGATCTGCAAGGGTATGGCGAGCAATCCAGCGGCGACATTTATAGCCAATTGCTAGACGTATCCATCAGGATTTGCTGGCGGTTGCGTATTAACCGGATCGGCATATTCAATGCGGATGCAGAGGTTGATACCGGTGTGTCGCGGTACGCACAAAGCGAGTTGAAAGACCGTGGCTTTACGGTTTTCAACATCGCCGGTTCGGATATCGATCGCTCCATGGCGTATATAAAAGGGGCGCGGCACATACTGACGGCGCGGCTGCATCCCGCCGTGGTTGCGTATTCGTTAGGTACGCCGTTTTCCCTATACAACTACTCAGACAAAAATAAGAAATTTACCGCAGAGACTCAGACCGAGACGTGTTTGATTGAGCGCGGTGCGATAGACGAATTTATGCCGACTTACACGGTGGGTGTCAGTGCGGTTGCCACTACGCAGAGGCAACGGGCGCAGTCGACGATCAGCGAAATATATCGGTTGTTAAATTAA
- a CDS encoding oligosaccharide flippase family protein — protein MKAIQLLISSFGAAGATFLLQVILSRALDAASFGLVSYANAITITLGALAFSGVNSLLLRRVSRAPGEYAPSMRVAYVCLSINTLAAFAVSVLLLCGSGMDGFVAVALATGVAALAAQAIVITQGQLRSSPLRISVGQVLVPVFRIIAVAGVFYALTPSLANTAMALGVANVSCAMLCLMLMTRHGKQAALKVRSFLKDSVKYSLNGALNIAQLQIPISLLGLIYGSTYSGYLAICNTLLTALYIAPNTIFNTYLIKKYHALSGAEKNLPLQHARYSLGAGALVGIGLSVYSHDLVHLVFGGDYVYAAQVLQIAALSIGFRFFATPLGAALLSEEWVSKKIMVASVGVALQVGLFVVLMPFEANGIGASIVASECFIAVSYYILYKKSMRA, from the coding sequence TTGAAGGCGATTCAATTATTGATCTCATCGTTTGGCGCTGCGGGCGCAACGTTCTTGCTTCAGGTCATCCTCAGTAGAGCCTTGGATGCTGCCAGCTTTGGTCTGGTCTCATATGCCAACGCTATTACCATCACGCTCGGCGCTTTGGCGTTCAGCGGTGTGAACAGTTTGCTGTTGAGGCGTGTCAGCCGAGCACCTGGCGAATATGCGCCGTCGATGCGGGTTGCTTATGTTTGCCTGTCGATCAATACGCTAGCGGCCTTTGCAGTCAGTGTGTTGCTGTTATGTGGTTCGGGAATGGATGGATTCGTGGCCGTTGCACTGGCGACGGGTGTGGCGGCATTGGCGGCGCAGGCGATCGTCATCACTCAAGGCCAGCTCAGGAGCAGCCCGCTGCGGATTTCCGTGGGGCAAGTGCTGGTACCGGTATTCCGGATCATAGCGGTTGCAGGGGTTTTTTATGCGCTGACTCCGAGCCTCGCGAACACCGCCATGGCCCTGGGGGTTGCCAACGTTTCATGTGCGATGTTGTGTTTGATGCTGATGACACGGCACGGCAAACAGGCGGCTTTGAAGGTGCGAAGCTTCCTGAAAGACTCCGTTAAATATTCGTTGAATGGCGCGCTGAATATAGCCCAGTTGCAAATCCCCATTTCGTTGCTGGGGCTTATCTATGGGTCGACGTATTCCGGGTATTTAGCCATTTGTAATACGCTGCTCACGGCGCTGTATATCGCACCCAATACGATTTTTAACACCTACCTTATAAAAAAGTACCACGCACTTTCGGGCGCTGAAAAAAACCTGCCGCTACAGCATGCGCGGTATTCATTGGGCGCGGGGGCGCTGGTTGGCATTGGCCTGAGTGTGTATTCCCATGACCTCGTGCACCTGGTATTTGGTGGCGACTATGTGTATGCCGCGCAGGTGTTGCAAATCGCCGCGCTGTCCATTGGCTTCAGGTTTTTCGCAACACCTTTAGGGGCGGCGTTATTGAGCGAAGAGTGGGTCAGCAAAAAAATAATGGTCGCCAGTGTTGGCGTGGCGTTGCAAGTGGGCTTGTTTGTTGTGTTGATGCCCTTTGAGGCGAACGGTATTGGCGCAAGTATTGTGGCCAGCGAATGCTTTATTGCCGTCTCGTATTACATTCTTTATAAAAAGAGCATGCGTGCATGA
- a CDS encoding glycoside hydrolase family 5 protein, with protein sequence MAISFVAQASTQQADTYNAGKQLRGFNIDLNLNEEDFKQLDGLNVNAVRVAFASHPLFDDRGGLDDVAVKVLDTYVRYAKQYNILLLVDVHTFPGNVKKYSGSTEDAYWRDAELMGNLIASYAQLAQRYKHESMVIGYDIVNEPAPIERGVYLDFIKKVSATLLQISPDKVVLIQPRITVQPNGIPNGQRSNWSEITPLIDDHSIIGSLHYYDPGNFTHQGVRGFPADQRLPFLLRGEGGLSMYFKKTLSQVLKHPGPVIVGEFSVSNYSPVDDAGLYMQTLIDLFEQKRWSWFYHAYKEADIWNPQVTLTNTGLAPDSASKKYVLLKRYFKLNDRFQSSD encoded by the coding sequence TTGGCGATCAGTTTCGTTGCCCAGGCCTCTACCCAACAGGCCGACACCTATAACGCGGGCAAGCAGTTACGCGGTTTCAATATCGATTTGAATTTGAACGAAGAGGATTTCAAACAGTTGGACGGCTTGAACGTGAACGCCGTGCGCGTGGCGTTTGCCTCCCACCCACTGTTTGACGACAGGGGCGGGCTTGATGATGTCGCGGTCAAGGTGCTTGATACCTATGTACGCTACGCGAAGCAGTACAATATTTTACTTCTGGTCGATGTTCATACCTTTCCCGGCAACGTCAAGAAATATTCAGGGTCAACTGAAGACGCATATTGGCGTGACGCCGAACTCATGGGAAACCTGATTGCCAGCTATGCGCAACTGGCGCAGCGCTACAAACATGAAAGCATGGTTATCGGCTATGACATCGTCAACGAACCGGCGCCCATCGAGCGCGGCGTTTATCTGGATTTTATAAAGAAGGTCAGCGCAACCCTGTTGCAGATCTCGCCGGACAAGGTTGTGCTTATCCAGCCGCGTATTACGGTCCAACCCAATGGTATTCCCAATGGGCAACGGTCCAATTGGAGTGAAATCACGCCGTTGATAGACGACCACTCAATAATAGGAAGCCTGCACTATTACGACCCTGGCAACTTTACCCATCAGGGCGTGCGTGGTTTTCCGGCGGATCAACGGTTGCCCTTCTTACTGAGAGGCGAGGGCGGTTTGAGTATGTACTTCAAGAAGACACTGTCCCAGGTGCTGAAACATCCGGGACCAGTGATCGTTGGGGAGTTCAGCGTATCGAATTACAGCCCGGTGGACGATGCGGGGTTGTATATGCAGACATTAATCGATCTGTTCGAGCAAAAGCGTTGGAGTTGGTTTTATCACGCTTATAAAGAAGCGGATATCTGGAACCCTCAGGTTACCCTGACAAACACCGGCTTGGCCCCCGATTCAGCCTCTAAAAAATATGTGCTGTTGAAGCGCTATTTCAAATTGAACGATCGATTTCAGAGCTCCGACTGA
- a CDS encoding O-antigen ligase family protein: MRVTALINYFLFPLLLVATAFNLRYRLTGAEIHLGGAELSVAPYDIFLLLILVSIVFFSKKINLEKIKIDRITTLAIFFVVLSSVSIINSQAVSFTLYEIVRHWKIIVLFLVVRSVFHDAKSMDKFTRVAALLILFETLYAAYQLATGDVTEDAQQVKELFVENGITRVTGTLRHPALLSLFTVLLLPFCVYGAVNGRGRLLYISAIAAGFVVICLTYSRTQIVLYFFVVGLCLFYFKRPNGRSILRNKKIIYTSLVFALVIMAGAIYNLENLYARFFDAPESSTTSRLILAKIALNMFVAHPIIGVGWNNFVDVMDKYDEFGASQSFRYPAHNMYLLVMSETGLLGIVSYLLLIWSVYKLHKNTIKRHVGVSINNASAAALVSIIAILITGIQGWSFRADSIQAIIWINFGIICGLNDRAKQHV; this comes from the coding sequence ATGCGAGTAACCGCGCTGATAAATTATTTTTTGTTTCCGCTGCTCTTGGTGGCTACGGCATTTAACTTGCGGTATCGGCTGACCGGGGCGGAGATACACCTGGGTGGTGCCGAACTGTCGGTTGCGCCTTACGATATTTTTCTTTTGCTGATTTTGGTATCCATTGTTTTTTTCAGTAAAAAAATCAATCTGGAGAAAATCAAGATCGACAGAATCACCACCCTGGCGATTTTTTTTGTGGTGCTGTCTTCTGTGTCGATCATTAATTCGCAAGCGGTGAGTTTCACGCTGTACGAAATCGTTCGCCATTGGAAAATCATTGTTTTGTTTCTGGTGGTGCGGTCGGTTTTCCATGATGCGAAATCGATGGATAAATTCACCCGGGTGGCGGCGCTGTTAATTCTGTTTGAGACGCTGTATGCGGCTTATCAGTTGGCAACCGGAGATGTGACCGAGGATGCTCAACAGGTCAAAGAACTGTTCGTGGAGAACGGCATTACCCGAGTGACCGGTACGTTACGACACCCCGCCTTGTTATCGTTGTTCACGGTACTGTTGTTGCCATTTTGCGTGTATGGCGCAGTGAATGGGCGCGGCAGGTTGCTGTATATAAGCGCCATCGCGGCGGGTTTTGTGGTGATTTGCCTGACCTACTCCAGAACTCAAATTGTGTTGTATTTTTTTGTGGTCGGGCTGTGCCTGTTCTACTTCAAGCGGCCCAATGGACGTTCTATTTTAAGAAACAAAAAGATCATCTATACCTCGCTGGTGTTTGCCCTGGTCATCATGGCCGGTGCCATTTATAACTTGGAAAATCTCTACGCCCGATTTTTCGATGCGCCAGAGTCGAGTACCACCTCCAGGCTGATTTTGGCCAAGATTGCCCTGAATATGTTTGTCGCCCATCCGATTATTGGCGTGGGGTGGAATAATTTTGTTGATGTGATGGATAAATACGATGAGTTCGGCGCCTCGCAGAGCTTCAGGTACCCCGCCCATAATATGTACCTGCTGGTCATGTCCGAGACGGGGTTGCTGGGCATTGTGAGCTATTTACTGCTTATATGGAGTGTCTACAAGCTGCACAAAAATACGATAAAAAGGCATGTCGGTGTGTCGATTAACAATGCTTCCGCGGCGGCGCTGGTTTCGATCATCGCGATATTGATAACCGGTATTCAGGGCTGGTCATTTCGAGCGGACAGTATACAAGCGATTATCTGGATAAATTTCGGCATCATCTGCGGCCTCAACGATAGGGCAAAACAGCATGTGTAG
- a CDS encoding acyltransferase family protein produces MAIANKQGFYVELESIRGVMAWWVVFGHLYSCFRPAMGHVPALIDKVLLATAIPVDIFICLSGFFIAMALSGKSNGYRSYIIRRAFRIIPIYLLAIALAALLFNERMSVRMDLPWNTPAQAAAVEQYWASIAGNITAYLLPCLVLLQGVIPDQWLPHAGDAFLAPAWSLTLEWQFYLIAPVLVAAFAFGRAKELLVTVAVLAFLLLAYSGLTFSYGSFILIKLPVFMIGMLTHDLFRRDEGEWRNAMLIMGIVVSVGLITRSFASFASIALWAIVAIAFKLNGKLNPPVLGRWLALFKMPFRNPVLLRLGGMSYPTYLMHILIIDGVLIVARKCGYLSNDRVGVLILLSIGLTYGVSWAVHKWLEVPCIEIGKRLSGSVYSRALKCE; encoded by the coding sequence ATGGCCATAGCAAATAAACAGGGCTTCTACGTAGAACTCGAGTCCATTCGTGGGGTGATGGCGTGGTGGGTTGTATTTGGGCACCTCTACTCTTGCTTTCGTCCCGCCATGGGGCACGTTCCTGCATTGATTGATAAGGTTCTATTGGCGACCGCTATCCCGGTAGATATCTTTATTTGTTTGAGCGGTTTTTTTATCGCGATGGCGTTGAGCGGCAAAAGCAACGGCTACCGTTCTTACATTATTCGACGTGCGTTCAGGATCATCCCGATTTATCTATTGGCCATCGCGCTTGCCGCGCTGTTATTCAATGAACGGATGAGTGTCCGCATGGACCTGCCGTGGAACACGCCAGCCCAAGCAGCGGCAGTTGAACAGTATTGGGCAAGTATCGCGGGTAATATCACGGCGTACCTGTTGCCTTGTCTGGTGCTGCTTCAGGGCGTGATCCCGGATCAATGGCTGCCCCACGCAGGTGATGCGTTTTTGGCGCCGGCCTGGAGCCTCACCCTCGAATGGCAGTTTTATCTGATCGCCCCTGTGTTGGTCGCCGCTTTTGCATTTGGGCGCGCCAAGGAACTGCTGGTGACGGTGGCGGTGTTGGCGTTTTTACTGCTGGCATATTCCGGCCTGACCTTCTCTTATGGCAGTTTCATATTAATCAAGTTACCGGTTTTCATGATCGGCATGTTGACCCACGATCTGTTTCGTCGCGATGAGGGCGAATGGCGTAACGCGATGTTGATCATGGGCATTGTAGTGTCGGTGGGTCTGATTACCCGTTCGTTCGCCAGTTTTGCCTCGATTGCGTTATGGGCAATAGTAGCGATAGCGTTCAAGTTGAATGGCAAACTTAACCCGCCAGTGCTCGGCCGGTGGTTGGCACTGTTTAAAATGCCGTTTAGGAACCCTGTGTTGCTCAGGTTGGGCGGGATGTCATACCCCACCTATCTGATGCATATTCTGATTATCGATGGGGTGCTGATAGTGGCGAGGAAATGCGGTTATCTCAGTAATGATCGGGTGGGGGTGTTGATCCTGCTCTCGATAGGGCTGACGTATGGTGTTTCATGGGCGGTTCATAAATGGCTTGAAGTGCCGTGTATTGAGATAGGTAAAAGATTGTCCGGGTCCGTTTATTCGCGAGCATTGAAATGCGAGTAA